TACGGCCTGTCGTACGGCACGCTGCTGGGCCAGCAGTACGCGACGCTGTTCCCGGGGCGGGTGCGGGCGCTGCTGCTCGACAGCAACCTGGACCACAGCCTGTCCGGGACCGGGTTCCTGGTCAGCCAGGCCGCGGCGGTGCAGGACAGTTTCGACCAGTACGTGGCCTGGTGCGACCGCAGCTCGACGTGCACCCTGCACCGGCAGGGGGCGCGGGCAGTGTTCACGAAGCTGCGGCTGCGGGCGCAGCGGGGCAGGCTGCGTGACCCGGACACCGGCGAGAAGGTCGGCGTCTCCATGCTGATCGACACCACGCAGACGTTCCTGTCCGGGCCGGACTGGACGTCGCTGTCCAGCTGGTACTCCGGGCTGCTGAGCGGCCGGGTGGTCGGTGACTCCGAGCACCTGCGGACCGCGTCATACGGCAGGGACCCGGGCGAGAAGAGCGCCGACGGCATCTTCTGCTCGGACTGGCGCACGCAGTTCACCGGTGCGGCTCAGCTGCGCACCACGGTGAAACGGATGAGGGCTGTGGCCCCGGACATGCGGATGTCGAGCATGGCGATGGGCACGGTGCTGGGCTGCCAGGGCTGGCCGACGGCGGTGCGGGCCCCGCAGGCGAAGCTGAAGTGGGCCGGCGTGCCGGCGGTGCTGCTCGTCAACAGCCTGCACGATCCGGCCACGCCGTACTCCGGGGCGCGGGACGTGGCCCGGCAGTCCGGCGCCCGGCTGCTCACCTACAACGGGTGGGGGCACGGCGTGATCGGGCGCAGGGGCACGGGCAGCTGCCTGCGTGACGCGGCCACGCTCTACCTGGTGAACCTGAAGGTCCCGGCGTCCGGCAGGCACTGCGCCGCGGCCAAGGTCTAGATCGCGCGGCGGAGCCGGCTGAGCCACTCGTGGCGCAGCCGGTCCCGGCCGGGCAGTTCGTCGTCGCGGTCCCAGCGCCAGGTGGCGATCATGGCCGTCATGACGACGCGGCAGTCGTTCAGCACCCGGGGGTCGGCCCCCGGGTAGTGCGCGGCGACGTCGTCCGGCGTGTGGGCGAGGTCGTACTCGACCGGTCCGCGGCAGCAGGTCTCGAAGTCGACGAACAGCGGCCGGTCTCTCGTCGTCACCAGGTTGCCCGGATGCGGTTCGCCGTGCAGGAACTGCTCGGGCACGGCCGATTCCGCGACAGCCCGGCTGCCGTCCCGCAACGCTCCTGCCAGCAGTTCCCGGTCCGCGGTGGCGAGGTCGGGCGTCCTCGCGTGATCGGCCAGGCGGTCCAGGGCGACGGCGACGCGGTCGGTGAAATGCGGTGCGGGCAGGTCGATCCCGCGCATTCCGGTGTGCAGATCGCGCAGGGCGTGGGCGTACTCGGCCGGGGTGAGCGGGCGTGCGACCGGCTCGTGGTAGGTCCAGAAGGTGACGGCGTAACCGTCGCGTTCGTGCACGCGAGGCTCGATGCCCGGGGCGGGCAGCGCCACCGGGGCGCCCGACGCGGCCAGGTGCGCGGCGACGTCGAGCTCGAACCGCGCGATCTGGACGGCGCCGGGCTCGGCCAGCGGCGCCACCCGGGCCAGCACCTGCCCGGGCAGCAGGCGCAGGGTGAGCTTGTTCGAGTTCTGGAGCACCACCGCATCGTGGGCCCCGAGCCCCAGGGAGGCGGCGAGCGCCGACGTCGTGGCGATCGCGTGCCCGGTTCTGCGCATGGGGGCAGTCTGCTCGCGCGGGCCCGGGAGGTGAACCCAATTTTCGGGGATCCTGGGGTGAGGGTGACGAACTCCTTCTCACACACGCGGGGGCAGCGATGTGGGCACAACTCATCGGCACGGGTCTGGGCGGGCTGCTGGTGCTGGCCACGAACTTCGTGGTCGCCCGCCAGCAGCATTCCTTCGAGCACAGGAAGATGCAGCTGGAGCTGAAGGAGCGGCTGCGCGGCGAGAAGTTCAAGCTCATCGAGGAGTTCTGGCGCACGGCCCGCGTTCTGGAGGGCTGGGCGGTCACGCTTCAGGAACAGCACGGAACGCGACCCCGGCAGGGACAGGCCTGGGACGACTTCTGGAACGTGCACGTCCTTCTGGAGTCCGTGATGAGTGACGAGAACTGCGTCCACCTGAACGCTTTCGCCGACCGGTTGCGGCGTGCCGTGCGCAACGACAACCAGGACGAGCCGGTGTGGGCCTATCTCAAGCCCAGCAGGATCGAGTTGCGCCACGCCTTCCGCCGCGAGCTGGAGATCTACGTGGCCTGACCGGCCTGACCGGCCGCCGCGCACCGACGGGCCAGCTGCGTGAAGGCCTCGGTGAGTTCGGACGGCCGGACCTCGGTGATGCCCGCGCCGAATCCGGCGAAGGCGGCAGCGAGGCTGTTCCACGACCAGGAGCCGAGGGTGAGCCGGCAGCGGCCAGGGCCACCGGCGTCTTCCAGCACCCCGTCGCGGATGTACGGGGCCAGGGTGGCGGCGTCCACGTCGAGCACGACGGTTCCGGTGCACGGCCAGGCCCCGGTGCTGTCGCCGGAGCCGCGGAACCGGCTGATGACGAAGGCGCTCACGTCGTCCCCCGGTAGCGGGCGGGGCGTGAACCGGGGGCCGTTCGGGGTGCGCAGGCTGATCCGGTCGGCGCGGAAGGTGCGCCAGTCCTGGCGTTCCAGGTCGTAGGCGACCAGGTACCAGCGGCCGTCCCAGGTGATCACGTGGTGGGGTTCGGCCCGGCGGGCGGGACGCCCGGGGTCGCCGGTGCCGTAGTCGAACCGGAGCACCTCGCGGGCCGCGACGGCGGCGCTGAGCGCGAGCAGCACGTCGGCGTCGACCGACGCCGGCGGCTGCGTGCTGGGCCGCTCGACCGCGGTGATCCGCACGGCGTCGATGCGGTGACGTAGCCGGGTGGGCATCACCTGCCGGATCGTGTTCAGCGCCTGGAGGGCGGGTTCGGCCAGTCCGTGGCCCGGGCCGGTGGCGGCCACCTGGAGCGCGACGGTGAGGGCCACGGCCTGGTCGTCGTCGAACAGCAGGGGCGGCAGGTCGGTGCCGGCGCCGAGCCGGTAGCCGCCGTCGGGTCCCTTGGCGGCGCCGATCGGGTACCCGAGCTCACGCAGCCGGTCGACGTCGCGGCGCACCGTGCGCAGGCTGACGTCGAGACGGTCGGCCAGCAGGGTGCCCGGCCAGTCGCGGCGGGTCTGCAACAGCGACAGCAGGGCCAGCAGCCGGGCGGAGGTTTTCGGCACGACGTCCATGATGCCCGCAGTAGGTGACACATCCTGGCACCTACCCCTGCGAGGGTCTTCCCGTCAGCCGGAAAGACGAGTGAGCAGGAGAGACATCATGGGCGTCACCACCACCGTGCACCTGAACTTCCAGGACCAGGCCCGCGAGGCGCTGGAGTTCTACCGGTCCGTGTTCGGCGGGCAGGTCGTCGCGTTCACCTACGGCCAGAGCCAGAACGTCGAGCACCCGGCCGACACCGACCGCGTGGTCTGGGGCGAGGTGCGCACCCCGAACGGTTTCCACGTGATGGCCTACGACGTGCGCGAGAGCCAGAGCTACGACGCCGGCGACCGGCCGTTCTACGTGTCGGTGCGCGGCGACGACGCCGAGGAGATCACCGGTTACTGGAAGAGCCTGTGCGAGGGCGCCACGATCCTGACCGACCTCGGGCCGTCCGGCTGGTCACCGCTGTACGGCATGCTCAAGGACCGCTTCGGCGTCACCTGGGTGCTCGACATCGCCGCCTTCTGATCACCCGTAGCCACCACCAGGAAGGGACACGACCGTGACAGCACCTCTCAGCATGCGGGCGCTGGGCCGCGCCACCCTGGCCCGGCAGCACCTGCTCGCCCGCACCGGCGCACCGGTGCTGGACACGGTCGCCCACCTGGGCGGGCTCCAGGCCCAGGAACCCCAGGAGCCCTTCGTTGGCCTCTGGTCACGCCTCGAAAGATTCGCCCCGGCCGAGCTTTCCGGGCTTCTCGAAGAGCGCCGGGTGGTCCGGATGCACCTGATGCGGCGCACCGTGCACCTGATGACCGCGCAGGACGCCCACTCCTGGCGCCCCCGGCACCACGCGCTGCTGCGGCAGAAGATCCTCGGGGTGTACAAGAACGACCTGTCGGGCGTCGATCTCGACCAGCTCACGGCCCGGGCCCAACAGCTCATGGACGACGAAACCCCCCGTTCCCTCGGCGACGTCGGCCGCGAGATGGCCCGGTTCTGGCCGGGAACCAGTCCGCGGGCGCTGGGCGAGGCGGTCGTGGCCGCGCTCGTGCCGATGGTCCAGATTCCCCCGCGAGGCGTCTGGCGCAGCACGGGCGGGGCGCTGTACCGGCCCCTGGACGCCTGGATCGGTGAGGAGGTCCAGGCGGGCGCGGACCAGCACGACCACGACCTGATCCGGCGCTACCTGGGCGCTTTCGGCCCGGCCTCCAGCGCCGACCTGCGGGCCTGGTGCGGTCTGGCCGGACTGCCCGCCTCGCTCGCGACGCTGCGCGAGGAGCTCGTCGAACTGCGCGACGAGCGCGGGCGCCGCCTGCTCGACCTGCCCGGCGCACCCCTGCCCGACCCGGAAACCCCGGCACCCGTGCGGTTTCTGCCGTCGTTCGACAACGCTGTGCTCGGCTACCACGAACGCAGCCGCATCATCGACGACGAGTACCGCCCGCTGTCGGTGACCGGCGCCCGGTTCGTCCTCGTCGACGGCCGGGCCTGCGCCACCTGGACCACAGGCAAGAGCGGCGGACAGGTCGTCGTCCACCCCTTGAGGCCCTTCACCCGCGCGGAGAACACCGAAATCGCCGACGAGGCTGAACGACTCAGCACCTTCCTCGCCACCGCCTGAGACCCGGCCGGAGGACGCCGTGACCGCAGCGGGACTCAGCCGTTGTGGTCCGGGTCCGAGCCGATGCGCCCGCCGCGGTCCAGCTCAGCGATCGCCGCCAGGTCGTCGGCGTCCAGGGCGAAGTCGAACACGTCGGCGTTGTCGCGAATCCGGCTGGGTGTGACCGACTTCGGGATCACCACGAGGCCGTTGTCCAGGTGCCAGCGGATCACCACCTGGGCCGGGCTCTTGCCGTGCCTGGCCGC
The Kineosporia corallincola DNA segment above includes these coding regions:
- a CDS encoding winged helix DNA-binding domain-containing protein codes for the protein MRALGRATLARQHLLARTGAPVLDTVAHLGGLQAQEPQEPFVGLWSRLERFAPAELSGLLEERRVVRMHLMRRTVHLMTAQDAHSWRPRHHALLRQKILGVYKNDLSGVDLDQLTARAQQLMDDETPRSLGDVGREMARFWPGTSPRALGEAVVAALVPMVQIPPRGVWRSTGGALYRPLDAWIGEEVQAGADQHDHDLIRRYLGAFGPASSADLRAWCGLAGLPASLATLREELVELRDERGRRLLDLPGAPLPDPETPAPVRFLPSFDNAVLGYHERSRIIDDEYRPLSVTGARFVLVDGRACATWTTGKSGGQVVVHPLRPFTRAENTEIADEAERLSTFLATA
- a CDS encoding phosphotransferase enzyme family protein translates to MRRTGHAIATTSALAASLGLGAHDAVVLQNSNKLTLRLLPGQVLARVAPLAEPGAVQIARFELDVAAHLAASGAPVALPAPGIEPRVHERDGYAVTFWTYHEPVARPLTPAEYAHALRDLHTGMRGIDLPAPHFTDRVAVALDRLADHARTPDLATADRELLAGALRDGSRAVAESAVPEQFLHGEPHPGNLVTTRDRPLFVDFETCCRGPVEYDLAHTPDDVAAHYPGADPRVLNDCRVVMTAMIATWRWDRDDELPGRDRLRHEWLSRLRRAI
- a CDS encoding VOC family protein, producing the protein MGVTTTVHLNFQDQAREALEFYRSVFGGQVVAFTYGQSQNVEHPADTDRVVWGEVRTPNGFHVMAYDVRESQSYDAGDRPFYVSVRGDDAEEITGYWKSLCEGATILTDLGPSGWSPLYGMLKDRFGVTWVLDIAAF
- a CDS encoding alpha/beta hydrolase, yielding MSTPTRTTLVIAALAAVTMAGTGLAHGVNGGGTATRSSSLGSTTSSTTSNSLGSTVSSNASAQVSAADIAAARWKPCTDAPKVDCAKVTVPVDWSKPDGEKIRIALARREATNPKTRIGSLLYNPGGPGVSGVAMIKGSAASAFSKKVRSRFDIVGFDPRGVGSSTAVRCPAGGARERVLTEKVTDTLFAGKGLSGKKLRQIRAANRKDGQTCRELSGAVADHLDSLSVARDMDGIRSALGDDKLTFYGLSYGTLLGQQYATLFPGRVRALLLDSNLDHSLSGTGFLVSQAAAVQDSFDQYVAWCDRSSTCTLHRQGARAVFTKLRLRAQRGRLRDPDTGEKVGVSMLIDTTQTFLSGPDWTSLSSWYSGLLSGRVVGDSEHLRTASYGRDPGEKSADGIFCSDWRTQFTGAAQLRTTVKRMRAVAPDMRMSSMAMGTVLGCQGWPTAVRAPQAKLKWAGVPAVLLVNSLHDPATPYSGARDVARQSGARLLTYNGWGHGVIGRRGTGSCLRDAATLYLVNLKVPASGRHCAAAKV
- a CDS encoding helix-turn-helix transcriptional regulator, which produces MPKTSARLLALLSLLQTRRDWPGTLLADRLDVSLRTVRRDVDRLRELGYPIGAAKGPDGGYRLGAGTDLPPLLFDDDQAVALTVALQVAATGPGHGLAEPALQALNTIRQVMPTRLRHRIDAVRITAVERPSTQPPASVDADVLLALSAAVAAREVLRFDYGTGDPGRPARRAEPHHVITWDGRWYLVAYDLERQDWRTFRADRISLRTPNGPRFTPRPLPGDDVSAFVISRFRGSGDSTGAWPCTGTVVLDVDAATLAPYIRDGVLEDAGGPGRCRLTLGSWSWNSLAAAFAGFGAGITEVRPSELTEAFTQLARRCAAAGQAGQAT